The sequence TTCACTCCCCTTCCGGGGTGCTTTTCACCTTTCCCTCACGGTACTGGTTCACTATCGGTCACTAGGGAGTATTTAGCCTTGGGAGATGGTCCTCCCGGATTCCGACGGAATTTCACGTGTTCCGCCGTACTCAGGATCCACTCTGGAGGGAAAGCCATTTCAACTACCGGGCTGTTACCGTCTTTGGCGGGCCTTTCCAGACCGCTTCATTTATAACTTTCTTTTGTAACTCCGTATAGAGTGTCCTACAACCCCAAGAAGCAAGCTTCTTGGTTTGGGCTCTTTCCGTTTCGCTCGCCGCTACTCAGGAAATCGATTTTTCTTTCTCTTCCTCCAGGTACTTAGATGTTTCAGTTCCCTGGGTCTGCCTTCCTTACGCTATGTATTCACGTAAGGATACTATCCGACTAAAGATAGTGGGTTCCCCCATTCGGAAATCTCTGGATCAACGCTTACGTACAGCTCCCCAAAGCATATCGGTGTTAGTCCCGTCCTTCTTCGGCTCCTAGTGCCAAGGCATCCACCGTGCGCCCTTTCTAACTTAACCAATTTACTTCTACGAAGTAAAGGTTGTTTTTCTGATTTTCTGTATCAGCGATGATACTTCCAATCAGATGAAAGATTCACTTTCAGATGATTCTTGGTTACTTGTGTCATAGATAATCACTTATCTACGCTAACTTTACTAACTTTCTTATCTAGTTTTCAAAGAACAATTTTGGTGGAGCCTAGCGGGATCGAACCGCTGACCTCCTGCGTGCAAAGCAGGCGCTCTCCCAGCTGAGCTAAGGCCCCATAAAAGAATAGGATTCGTTGTATTTCTTGTGTCAGAAAGAAAAAGTGGGCCTAAATGGACTCGAACCATCGACCTCACGCTTATCAGGCGTGCGCTCTAACCAGCTGAGCTATAGGCCCGTCAAAAATGTAGTGGCGCGATGCTTCAAGCATGGTGCCTTGCATACTTTATCTGACATAAAAAGAGAGTAACCTCTCAAAACTGAACAAATGTAGAAGAACGAAAACACACAGGTTTCCTTTTCCTTAGAAAGGAGGTGATCCAGCCGCACCTTCCGATACGGCTACCTTGTTACGACTTCACCCCAATTATCTGTCCCACCTTCGGCGGCTGGCTCCATAAAGGTTACCCTACCGACTTCGGGTGTTACAAACTCTCGTGGTGTGACGGGCGGTGTGTACAAGGCCCGGGAACGTATTCACCGTGGCATGCTGATCCACGATTACTAGCGATTCCGGCTTCATGTAGGCGAGTTGCAGCCTACAATCCGAACTGAGAATAGTTTTATGGGATTAGCTCCACCTCACGGCTTCGCGACCCTTTGTACTATCCATTGTAGCACGTGTGTAGCCCAGGTCATAAGGGGCATGATGATTTGACGTCATCCCCACCTTCCTCCGGCTTGCACCGGCAGTCACTTTAGAGTGCCCAACTAAATGCTGGCAACTAAAATCAAGGGTTGCGCTCGTTGCGGGACTTAACCCAACATCTCACGACACGAGCTGACGACAACCATGCACCACCTGTCACTTTGTCCCCGAAGGGAAAGCTCTGTCTCCAGAGTGGTCAAAGGATGTCAAGACCTGGTAAGGTTCTTCGCGTTGCTTCGAATTAAACCACATGCTCCACCGCTTGTGCGGGCCCCCGTCAATTCCTTTGAGTTTCAACCTTGCGGTCGTACTCCCCAGGCGGAGTGCTTAATGCGTTAGCTGCAGCACTAAGGGGCGGAAACCCCCTAACACTTAGCACTCATCGTTTACGGCGTGGACTACCAGGGTATCTAATCCTGTTTGCTCCCCACGCTTTCGCGCCTCAGCGTCAGTTACAGACCAGAGAGTCGCCTTCGCCACTGGTGTTCCTCCACATATCTACGCATTTCACCGCTACACGTGGAATTCCACTCTCCTCTTCTGCACTCCAGTCTTCCAGTTTCCAATGACCCTCCCCGGTTAAGCCGGGGGCTTTCACATCAGACTTAAAAGACCGCCTGCGCGCGCTTTACGCCCAATAAATCCGGACAACGCTTGCCACCTACGTATTACCGCGGCTGCTGGCACGTAGTTAGCCGTGGCTTTCTGGTTAGATACCGTCAAGGGACAAGCAGTTACTCTTATCCTTGTTCTTCTCTAACAACAGTACTTTACGATCCGAAAACCTTCTTCATACACGCGGCGTTGCTCCGTCAGACTTTCGTCCATTGCGGAAGATTCCCTACTGCTGCCTCCCGTAGGAGTCTGGGCCGTGTCTCAGTCCCAGTGTGGCCGATCACCCTCTCAGGTCGGCTATGCATCGTTGCCTTGGTAGGCCATTACCCTACCAACTAGCTAATGCACCGCGGGCCCATCTGTAAGCGATAGCCGAAACCATCTTTCAAAGGCGTGGCATGCGCCACATCTTATCATTCGGTATTAGCCCCGGTTTCCCGGAGTTATCCCCAACTTACAGGCAGGTTGCCCACGTGTTACTCACCCGTCCGCCACTAACTTTGGAAGAGCAAGCTCTTCCTCCGTTCGTTCGACTTGCATGTATTAGGCACGCCGCCAGCGTTCGTCCTGAGCCAGGATCAAACTCTCTTTAAAATATAAATTGAATTTGAATACTTATTCAACACCGTGAATAAGATTCCTTGCGTCAAATTGACTTCGCTAGCAATTAAATTACTAGTTTGTTTTGTTGAAAACAGCTTTCTGTTTTCTGCCCTGCGATTACCAGTGAGACTTTACGTCTCATTGCTTTTCGTCTTCTTTTTTGTTCAGTTTTCAAAGGTCAGTTTCTTTTGCTGCGAAAGCGTTTTGTCCGCATCAGCAACGTTTATAAATATACCAAGATTTTTGCCTTTCGTCAATACTTTTTACAAAGTTTTTTAAATAAAGATGAAAAAAGATGGATTTGGTGTATAAATTAGTGATTAAATGGCGCTTCTAAAACATTATGTTGTATAAATTTGCATTCCTTTTTCTTCAAATTGTTCTTTTAATACTGGATCTATTTCTTTTCCAGTGATAATAGAAGAGATTTCGTCTAAGGCTGCGTATTTATAGAGCGAAATGCGACCGAACTTGGTGTGGTCTGTTACTAAGATTACTTCATCGGCTGAGTGGAGCATTTGTTGCTTAGCTGGGATTAGGTATTCGTCGTAGTGCATTAAGCCTTTGTCGATATCGAGCGCTGGTGTGGTTACAAATGCTTTATGTACGTGAATGCTCTGCAAGGTTCCGCTTGTAATCATACCATTAAGGATGAAAGTTTCTGGGTAGATAACGCCGCCTGTCACAATTACTTTAGACGGAGAAAAGCGCATAATGGAAGCTACATTGATATCGTTTGTTATGACGGTTAGTTTGGATCGGTCTTTTAATGCGGTTGCGATGTGTCCGGTTGTTGTTCCGGCGTCAAGAATGATTGTATCGCCGTCTTTGACCATTGTCGCTGCTAATGTGGCAATGCGTTGTTTTTCTTCGTAGCGCACTTCGCTTCGTTTTTTCCAATTAGGTTCGGAAACTACTTTTTCCTCTATCATAACTCCGCCGTGGGTTCTTTTTAGCTTTTTGTCTTTTTCTAAAGAGGTTAAATCGCGGCGAATGGTTGCTTCATGGACTTCAAAATGTTTAGCTAATTCGCTAACTGTTGCTATTTTTCGGCTTTTGACATATTGGACGATGGCGCGTTTTCGTTCGATAGATAGCACTTCTTCCCCTCCTTTTGTTTAACTATATGGTAACTCCAATAGAGGAAAATCGCAAACAAACAAAAAAACCTTGGAGCCATTGGCCCCAAGGTTTGGAAATGAAAATTAATCATTTAAGCGTTTTTCTAGTTCTGCTTTTTTGTCTTCGAAGCCTGGTTTGCCAAGTAATGCAAACATATTGGCTTTGTATGCTTCTACACCTGGTTGGTCAAATGGATTTACGCCATTTAGGTAACCGCTGATAGCTACTGCTTTTTCAAAGAAGTATACTAGGTAACCAAAAGTATATGCATCTAGTTCTGGTACTTCTACAACAAAGTTTGGAACTTCGCCGTCTGTATGTGCTAGAAGTGTTCCTTCAAATGCTTTTGTATTAACGAAATCAACTGTTTCACCTGCAAGATAATTTAAGCCATCTAAATCCACGTCTTCTTTATTAATAGTTATGTTGTGGCGTGGTTTATCCACTTTGATAACTGTTTCAAAAAGATTACGGCGTCCGTCTTGGATATATTGACCGATAGAGTGCAAGTCAGTGGAGAAGTTCGCGCTGGATGGGTAAATACCTTTTTTGTCTTTACCTTCACTTTCACCGAATAATTGTTTCCACCACTCGTTAAAGTATTGCAAGCCTGGCTCATAGCTGATTAGAAGTTCTGTTACTTTTCCTTTACGGTAAAGAACGTTACGAGCTGCTGCGTATTGGTAGGCAATATTGTTTTTAAGTTCTGGTTTGTCGAAATCTTTGCTAGCTGCTGCTGCTCCGTTCATAAGAGCATCGATATCAACACCGCTAACTGCGATTGGAAGTAAACCTACTGCAGTTAAAACGGAGAAACGTCCGCCAACATCATCTGGAACAACAAATGTTTCGTAGCCTTCGTTGTCAGCTAATGTTTTTAGTGCGCCTTTTGCTTTATCCGTTGTAGCGTAAATGCGTTTTTTCGCGCCTTCTTCGCCATATTTTTTGATTAAAAGTTCTTTGAAAACACGGAAAGCGATTGCTGGCTCTGTTGTTGTTCCGGATTTAGAAATAACGTTAACAGAGAAGTCACGGTCGCCAACTACTTCAATTAAGTCATGTAAGTAAGAAGAACTGATGCTATTTCCCGCAAAGAATACTTGAGGTGTTTTACGCGCACCTTTTTCAAGTACATTATAGAAGGAATGATTTAAAGTTTCGATTGCTGCACGTGCTCCAAGGTAAGAACCACCGATTCCGATAACGATTAATACGTCGGAGTCACTGTGGATTTTTTCGGTTGCTTTTTTGATACGAGCAAATTCTTCTTTGTCGTAATCTGTTGGTAAGTTAATCCAACCAAGTGCGTCATTACCAGCACCTGTACCATTATGTAATGAATCATGAGCTGCTTTTACTGCTGGTTCAAGATAATCAAGTTCGCGTTCTTCAAAAAAACGGAGCGCTTTGGAATAATCAAATTTAATATGTGTCATTATTTTCCCTCCAAATTTTAAAAAAGTTTCTTTACTAACTTTATATCAATCAGTGCTTTTTAGCAAGGCTTGACCTTCTGAATTTTGTGCCTTTTTGAAAATTAGGTATAGTTTTCATATAAGACTCCCTCGCTTCTGACTAGTTCGTTTAATGATAATTGGTCTACAGCTAATAAATCATCTGCGAGGGGGATAGGTATCCATTTTACCCGAAACACATTGTCGTTATCGGAAGCAAGAAGCACACTCCCAACAGGTTTTGCTCGAAAAACAAATGTACAGACGTGCTCCCATGTAGCACGACGTTCTTTGCAGTGTAAGATAGACTCTATTTCTATATCGATATTTGTCTGCTCTTTCACTTTACTCGCTAGCGCTTCTTCCATTGTTTGATTTGTTTCGACTTGTCCTCCTGGAAACGCCCATGTCAAATTACGATCTCTTACCACTAGTATCTCGTCTTTCTTCTCGTTATATACAAATGCCTGCACATGAATAGACCTTTTCATGTAAATCCCCCTTTTGACTATTTTATAATATTGAATAAATAGAAAATTATTACTAACTATTCCCTTTTTCTAAAATTTTAGTCAATTAAATTTATCAGCCTAGCTCATCTCCCTGAAAAAGGGCTTGGTAACTAGGCTGATAAGGGGTTTTATTTGTCTGCTTTTTTAATCCATTCTTCTAGTTTATCGCGCAAAGTGTTAAAACCTTCGTCGTTTTCGCTAGATGAAACTGATTTCTTTTTAATTGGTTGTTCTTTTGGTGCTTCTTCTGTTGCTCTAATAGAAAGACTGATTTTATTTTTTTCTTCATCAATATCTAGAATTTTCACTTTGACTTCTTGCCCAACTTCTAGAAAATCATGGATATCTTTGACAAAGCCATGCGTGATTTCTGAAATATGAACTAAGCCTTGTGTCGAATTATCTAGCGCTACAAATGCTCCGTAGCTTTGAATTCCTGCGATTTTACCAGAAACTACATCTCCTACTTTGAATGTACTCATCCTCATTCCACCTACTTTCAGCCTTACAATATTTTATAAATTATAACACTTAGGCGAAACTTTAACAATTATTCTAAATCCTTCTATGGTGAGCTTTCTGGGTAGAATTTATGCTATAATTGAGGCGAATGAAAGAGAAGGAGCGTGACATATTTGAGTCAATTTGATGAAGTCATTCCACGTATTGGAACTAATTCAGAGAAGTGGGACGGGGCAGAAGAATTATTTGGCAGAAAAGATATTATTCCGATGTGGGTAGCGGATATGGATTTCCGTGCGCCCCAGCCAGTACTTGATGCATTTCAGCGTCAAATCGATCATGGGATTTTCGGTTATTCGACCAAGTCAAAAGCACTTGTCGAAGCTGTTATTGATTGGAACAAAGAGCAGCATCAGTTTGAAATCGATCCGAGCACGCTATTTTTTAATGGAGCGGTTGTTCCGACAATTTCGTTAGCGATTCGTTCTCTCACAAATGAAGGTGATGCGGTTTTAATGGTTTCGCCCATTTACCCGCCATTTTTCAATGTAACAAAAGCCACTGAACGGAAAGTGGTTATGTCGCCACTTATATATGAAAATCGGCAATATCGAATGGATTTTACCGATTTAGAAAAACGGATGAAAGAAGAAAAAGTAAAATTATTCCTTCTATGCAATCCACAAAACCCTGGTGGACGTTGTTTCACCGAAGAAGAACTTGTGGAGTTAGCGAGACTATGTGAGAAGTACCAAATTCCGATTGTTTCGGATGAAATTCATGCTGATTTAGTGATGAAAAATCATAAACATGTACCAATGATGGTCGCAGCATCGTTTTATCAAGATCAAATTATTACGTTGATGGCGGCTACAAAAACATTTAACTTAGCGGCTATTAAAGCTTCCTACTATATTATTACGAATAAAGATTATCAGGCCAAATTCGCTGCGGAGCAAAAGTACGCTACGACTAACGGGCTTAATGTCTTTGGGATTGTTGGTACAGAAGCAGCTTATCGTCACGGTGCACCTTGGTTAAAAGAGCTGAAAGAATATATTTATAGTAACTACGAATATGTCAAAGCAGCACTCGAAAAAGAAGTACCAGAAGTTGGCGTGACGGACTTAGAAGCAACTTATTTGATGTGGCTTGATTGCCGTGCCCTGCCAAAAGACGAAAAAACGATTTACGCTGATTTAATTGAAGCTGGCGTTGGTGTTCAAATGGGTTCTGGATTTGGACATTCCGGGAAAGGCTTTGTCCGTTTTAACATCGCCTGTCCAAAAGAAACTTTAGAAAAAGCTGTGAAACTTTTGATTCAAGGCTTAAAAAAATAACTTATTTTGAGAAACTAAGTTGCAAATACTTAGTTTCTTTCTTTAGGAAATTGAATATAGCTTTGGTATACTATTCTTTGGAAAGTGAAATAGTGTGCATTTTCCGTTTACATAAATTTAAAGGAGTTGGTATAACCGATGTTTTTAGGGCTTCGTGAATTAGTTTATTCTAAGTTGCGCTATATTTTAGTAACAGGCATCATGGTCTTAATTATGTTACTATCACTTATTTTATCAGGGCTGGCAAACGGGCTTGCTTATGATAATGCTTCATCTGTCGCAGATAACGGGGTTCCATATTATGTGCTCAGCAAAGACGCCCAAGACAAATTATCTAGATCCCAGTTCCCAGAATCCAAACTCGCTGATGTAAAAAAAGATGCGAATGTAAAGGACGCTGCGGTTCTCGGTCAATCTATGCAAACATTAAAACGGGAAAGTGACGATAAAAAGTTTAGTGTCGCACTTTTCGGTATTCAACCAGATAGCTTTCTCGCTCCAAAAATTTCTGACGGAGCTAACATACAAGTGACAAAACCTGACGAAATCGTCGTTGATTCTTCCTTAAAGTCAGACGGAATCAAAATTGGCGATGTTTTGATGGATGATATTTTAAATAGAGAATTAACAGTTGTCGGCTTTACGGAAAATCAAAAGTATAGCCATGCTCCCGTTGTTTATATTAATATCGCGACTTGGCAAGAAATCAATCCTGTTTTATATCACCAAAAAATTCCGCAAACAAGTACTATTGCGATTAAAACAGAAAATCCTGATAAAGGTGTAACCCTTTCGGATAAAGATTTAACGACGATCGATCACAAAGAGTTTTTAAATCAAATTCCAGGTTACTCGGCGGAACAAATGACACTTAACATGATGATTTTCTTCTTAATCATTATTGGCGGATTTATTTTAACCGCGTTCTTCTATGTTATGACGCTTCAAAAAACAACGCAATTTGGTATTTTGAAAGCATTGGGTACAAAAACTAGCTACTTAGTTAAGAGCATTATTACCCAAGTGGTGATTATTTCGATTATTAGTATTTTAATTAGTGTCGGTGTAACGCTGATTTTACCAAGCATTATGCCAGCAGCAATGCCATTTAGATTAAGTCCGATGACGATTGCACTTTATAGTGGTTTGTTTTTCTTAGTCGCTTTATTTGGCGCTCTTCTATCACTTAGACGAATCGCTAAAGTAGATGCGTTGGATGCTATTCGAGGAGGTGATGAATAATGGAAACTCTACTATCTTTTGATAAGGTGTATAAAGATTACCCATCCGGTCCTTCAATTATTCATGCACTGAAGGAAACAAACTTTGAAGCTAAAAAAGGCGAACTAATCGCGATTGTTGGCCCGAGTGGTTCTGGTAAAAGTACGCTACTTTCTCTTGCCGGAGCGCTATTAACACCGACTGGCGGAACGATTTCTATTAACGGCAAATCTGTCGGAAACTTATCTTCTAAAGAACAAACGGCTCTCCGCTTAGAAGAAATCGGCTTTATTTTCCAAGCAGCTCATCTGGTTCCTTATTTACATGTAAAAGATCAAATCAGCTTTATTGGAAAAATGGCTGGGAAAAGTGCGGCGGAGCTTGAAAAAGATACAGCTTCACTTCTAAGCCAACTTGGCATTAGCGATCGCGCAAATTTCTATCCAAAAGATTTATCTGGCGGTCAAAAGCAACGTGTCGCTATTGCTCGCGCGCTTATTAATCAACCTTCCGTTATTTTAGCCGACGAACCAACTGCGAGCCTTGATACAGAAAGAAGTCGTGAAGTTGTCGAGCTTATCCGGAATGAAGTTGTGCAAACGAGCCGAACAGCAATCATGGTAACACATGACGAACGTATGCTAGATTTAGTCAACCATGTATATCGTATGGAAGACGGAATACTTACCCAAGAAAGCTAAAAAACCTGCGTGGCAAAAGCCACACAGGTTTTTTTATTGTTTATTTTTGGAAACCGTTGATTAAGTCTAATGCTTGACCTAGTACTTTTTCACCGTTCATCGTACCATAAGCCGCCATGTCGATAACATCTACTGGAATTTTCCCAGCAGCTAATTCATCCACTGTTTTTTTCTGATAACGTACTTGTGGTCCTAATAATACTACATCTGCATCGTCAATTAAGTTACTTACTTCAGCAATAGAATATGCTTCAATTTCGCAAGCTTCTCCACGACTTTCTGCTGCTTGACGCATTTTTGTTACTAAAAGGCTTGTTGACATCCCTGCCGCACATACTAAAACAATATTTTTCATCGTAATCTTTCCTTTCAGATTAAGGCTACTTTCTTTGTACACTCTTATTATAACTACCTTTAGCTTTTTAAACAAGTAAACTACCGGGGTATAGGAAAAATAATTAAAAATGCGAAAAACCATTGCGATTTCACGTGAAAAGAGCGATAATAGACAATAACTTTATCCGAAAGGTCAGAAAATTTCGCATCATCCAAAAACACCACTTTCGGGAGAAAAAAATTCAGATCAGGAGTGTGTTGCATGAAAGTAATTAAATTTGGCGGAAGCTCTTTAGCATCGGGGATCCAATTAAATAAGGTTTTCCAACTTGTAACGGAAGACCCTGATAGGAAAATCGTTGTTGTTTCTGCACCAGGTAAACGTTTCAAGGAAGATACAAAGGTGACCGATTTACTTATTGATTGTGCGGCAAAGGCACTTCTTGGGGAAGATACGAGCGAATTGTTTGAATCTGTCATTGCAAGATATGCGGGGATAGCGCTAGATACAGGGATGAGCGACGAAATTATCAATCAAATTCGCGCAGATTTACAAGCGACTATCTCTTCAGATAAAAGCGATCCTGATAAATTTTTAGATCGCATGAAAGCTAGTGGCGAAGATAATAACGCAAAATTAATTGCTGCTTACTTTAAATTTAAAGGCTTAAACGCTAATTATATTAATCCTAAAGATGCCGGTTTACTTGTGACAGATAAACATGCAAGCGCGCAAGTTTTACCAGAATCTTATGATCGTTTGTTTGCA comes from Listeria monocytogenes and encodes:
- a CDS encoding ABC transporter permease; the protein is MFLGLRELVYSKLRYILVTGIMVLIMLLSLILSGLANGLAYDNASSVADNGVPYYVLSKDAQDKLSRSQFPESKLADVKKDANVKDAAVLGQSMQTLKRESDDKKFSVALFGIQPDSFLAPKISDGANIQVTKPDEIVVDSSLKSDGIKIGDVLMDDILNRELTVVGFTENQKYSHAPVVYINIATWQEINPVLYHQKIPQTSTIAIKTENPDKGVTLSDKDLTTIDHKEFLNQIPGYSAEQMTLNMMIFFLIIIGGFILTAFFYVMTLQKTTQFGILKALGTKTSYLVKSIITQVVIISIISILISVGVTLILPSIMPAAMPFRLSPMTIALYSGLFFLVALFGALLSLRRIAKVDALDAIRGGDE
- a CDS encoding ABC transporter ATP-binding protein, producing METLLSFDKVYKDYPSGPSIIHALKETNFEAKKGELIAIVGPSGSGKSTLLSLAGALLTPTGGTISINGKSVGNLSSKEQTALRLEEIGFIFQAAHLVPYLHVKDQISFIGKMAGKSAAELEKDTASLLSQLGISDRANFYPKDLSGGQKQRVAIARALINQPSVILADEPTASLDTERSREVVELIRNEVVQTSRTAIMVTHDERMLDLVNHVYRMEDGILTQES
- a CDS encoding PTS sugar transporter subunit IIB gives rise to the protein MKNIVLVCAAGMSTSLLVTKMRQAAESRGEACEIEAYSIAEVSNLIDDADVVLLGPQVRYQKKTVDELAAGKIPVDVIDMAAYGTMNGEKVLGQALDLINGFQK
- a CDS encoding DeoR/GlpR family DNA-binding transcription regulator — protein: MLSIERKRAIVQYVKSRKIATVSELAKHFEVHEATIRRDLTSLEKDKKLKRTHGGVMIEEKVVSEPNWKKRSEVRYEEKQRIATLAATMVKDGDTIILDAGTTTGHIATALKDRSKLTVITNDINVASIMRFSPSKVIVTGGVIYPETFILNGMITSGTLQSIHVHKAFVTTPALDIDKGLMHYDEYLIPAKQQMLHSADEVILVTDHTKFGRISLYKYAALDEISSIITGKEIDPVLKEQFEEKGMQIYTT
- a CDS encoding MalY/PatB family protein; translation: MSQFDEVIPRIGTNSEKWDGAEELFGRKDIIPMWVADMDFRAPQPVLDAFQRQIDHGIFGYSTKSKALVEAVIDWNKEQHQFEIDPSTLFFNGAVVPTISLAIRSLTNEGDAVLMVSPIYPPFFNVTKATERKVVMSPLIYENRQYRMDFTDLEKRMKEEKVKLFLLCNPQNPGGRCFTEEELVELARLCEKYQIPIVSDEIHADLVMKNHKHVPMMVAASFYQDQIITLMAATKTFNLAAIKASYYIITNKDYQAKFAAEQKYATTNGLNVFGIVGTEAAYRHGAPWLKELKEYIYSNYEYVKAALEKEVPEVGVTDLEATYLMWLDCRALPKDEKTIYADLIEAGVGVQMGSGFGHSGKGFVRFNIACPKETLEKAVKLLIQGLKK
- a CDS encoding NUDIX hydrolase; protein product: MKRSIHVQAFVYNEKKDEILVVRDRNLTWAFPGGQVETNQTMEEALASKVKEQTNIDIEIESILHCKERRATWEHVCTFVFRAKPVGSVLLASDNDNVFRVKWIPIPLADDLLAVDQLSLNELVRSEGVLYENYT
- a CDS encoding glucose-6-phosphate isomerase — encoded protein: MTHIKFDYSKALRFFEERELDYLEPAVKAAHDSLHNGTGAGNDALGWINLPTDYDKEEFARIKKATEKIHSDSDVLIVIGIGGSYLGARAAIETLNHSFYNVLEKGARKTPQVFFAGNSISSSYLHDLIEVVGDRDFSVNVISKSGTTTEPAIAFRVFKELLIKKYGEEGAKKRIYATTDKAKGALKTLADNEGYETFVVPDDVGGRFSVLTAVGLLPIAVSGVDIDALMNGAAAASKDFDKPELKNNIAYQYAAARNVLYRKGKVTELLISYEPGLQYFNEWWKQLFGESEGKDKKGIYPSSANFSTDLHSIGQYIQDGRRNLFETVIKVDKPRHNITINKEDVDLDGLNYLAGETVDFVNTKAFEGTLLAHTDGEVPNFVVEVPELDAYTFGYLVYFFEKAVAISGYLNGVNPFDQPGVEAYKANMFALLGKPGFEDKKAELEKRLND
- the yugI gene encoding S1 domain-containing post-transcriptional regulator GSP13 gives rise to the protein MSTFKVGDVVSGKIAGIQSYGAFVALDNSTQGLVHISEITHGFVKDIHDFLEVGQEVKVKILDIDEEKNKISLSIRATEEAPKEQPIKKKSVSSSENDEGFNTLRDKLEEWIKKADK